Below is a window of Tolypothrix bouteillei VB521301 DNA.
GGGGTGCCCTCCTAATAATTCCATTAATTGTACAACTGAATTTGTAGCCATTTCAAGCCCGTGTTGCTGAGACAATGCTAAGACTTGCTCTTGAGTAAACTCAGTCAACTCAATGGGTAACCCGACATTAAAGGGGGATTGATTAATATTGAGTTGAATGTAAACGTCTGTTGAATGTAGGATAGCTAATCGTAGTTTTTGCCAAAGCCTGCGACTTCTTGCCTTTTCATACCAAGAACGCAATAACCCAAAAAAGTCTTCGTAAATTTCAGGATAGGGAAAAAGTAAATCCACATCATCCAAACAAAGCACAAGGGGGTTTTCCAGTTCAGTTAAGAGATACTCCTCAAAATACGTTGTACAACTGACTTTAGAACCCATACCTTCTTCATCCCAATATTCATCCAATTCTGTAGGTAACCGAAGTTCGCGACTAATATTTATGCAAAACCAACGCAAGAACTTATTCAGGTTAGTGAAATGTATGCTCCGATCTGCCAGTTTAAAACTCAAGTAAACAACATGATAATCTTCTTGTTCTGTCACTTGACTCAAAACTCTGGTCATCAAGTATGTTTTCCCCATGAGACTCGGGGCTTTGATCCGAATGAGAGAACCTGGTTGTAAAAGATGTTCGTAGCAGAGCGCTTCTATAGGAGGACGCTCCACATAAACTTCCATTTGTGCAACTTCGTTCCTCCCTGCTTGACTGCGTTCTTGGTGAATTTGCGTATTTTGTTCTAGATAGTCTTCTCGATCGCTAGCAATGTTTCTAGAAGTCTGTTTGTTCTCTTTTTTTCTTGCTGAGACTGGTAAATCTTGATTGACTGCACCGTAAGATGGTTTCTCCCAATACCTTTTTAAAGCTTCCTTAAAATTACTTTTCTTAACTTTTTCTCCCAAAGCATCACTTAATAGTTTCCAAAACTTGGGCGCTACATCCTGACTAATGTAAGTTGTAGCATATTGTTGTTTGGCAGCAATTGTGTCATAATCCTCACGGTTCCACGCTCCCTTCAAAATTACAATTTCAAGATCTGTTAATTTTCTGTTGAATTTTGAATGTATAACTTGATTAGCCGTTTCAATAGCTTCGTTTAAATTAAATTCCATAGTTCGTTTGAAAATAAGAATTTTTATCGCCAGAGCAGATATAGCTACAAGAGCTTGGGTTGATAACGCAATACTAGTGTTACATATAGCAATCTTAGTGGTTCACCGCATTAATTCTGATGAGTCAACCAATTTTTCCTCTCTTGTTCCGGTAGCTGAGCCTGGGAATACCTCCTTTGGCAGTTCCGCCTCCTGTACTGCGAGGCGGAGCCTCGCGTAATGCATTCCTAGGCTGAGCCTAGGAACGAGAGAAACGAGAGAATGACAACTCAGTCCTACTCTGCACAATTAATGCGATAAACCCATAGGTTTTAAAGCTCAAATTGGGAGGCTAATCTGAATTTACCTGAATTTCCTGACTTTTTCTAACCTGTTGGAATAGAAATTAATTTAGACACTCCTGAATTTAGCTAAACTCTTTTCCAAAAGCATAAATCATACTAACAATAGAAAGCAACAAACAAGCTTTCCAACAAAAAAACTAAAAACTCAAACCAGAAAAATTAAGGAGTCAAAAATGTCTACTTCTATTTCTCAAGCACAACTGTTTACTGAAATGACTGCAGAAGAAGGAGCAACCCTCAGCGGTGGAACCACTCAAGTTAATCTCAAATATTTTCAAATCTACGACACTCAAGAATGGCCTCAAGATGAACCTTACTTAAAAGTTGATGGCAAAACAATTTGGTCTAAAGATGGTGCTGGTGTTGGCATTCATACTGTGAACAAAAGATTCAATATCAGTGGTACCTCTGATACACTGTCTCTTTGGGAAAACGATTCTTGGCCAAGTAATGATGAATTTTTAGGAGAAAACAAAATCTATTCTTGGCAAAGAGGAACAGATTTGGAACTCTCTTTCACCAGGGAAGGCGCTAATTACAAACTTGTCTACGATGTTTACTCTGTTTAAAGTAGGTTAATTTCTAGTTTCTCAAGCCATCAACTTACTAGAGTAAATTCTACACAACCAATTCTCAAACATACTAACGCTGGAAAGCTAACAGGCTTTCCAACGAAAAACCCAAAAACTCAAACCAGAAAAATTAAGGAGTCAAAAATGTCTACTTCTATTTCTCAAGCACAACTGTTTACTGAAATGACTGCAGAAGAAGGAGCAACCCTCAGTGGTGGAACTGCCCGAGTTAACCTCAAATATTTTCAAATCTACGACACGCAAGAATGGCCTCGAGATGAACCTTACTTAAAAGTTGATGGCAAAACGATTTGGTCTAAAGATGGTGCTGGTGTTGGTTATCATGATGTTGGCAAAACATTTGATATCAGTGGTACCTCTGATACACTGTCTCTTTGGGAAAATGATTCTTGGCCAAGTAATGATGAATTTTTAGGAGAAAACAAAATTTATTCTTGGCAAAGAGGAACAGATTTGGAACTCTCTTTCACTAGGGAAGGCGCTAATTACAAACTTGTCTATGATGTTTACTCTGTTTAAAGTAGGTTAATTTCTAGTTTCTCAAGCCATCAACTTACTAGAGTAAATTCTACACAACCAATTCTCAAATATACTAACGCTGGAAAGCTAACAGGCTTTCCAACAAAAACTCAAAAACTCAAACCAAAACAATTAAGGAGTCAAAAATGTCTACTTCTATTTCTCAAGCACAACTGTTTACTGAAATGACTGCAGAAGAAGGAGCAACCCTCAGTGGTGGAACCACTCAAGTTAATCTCAAATATTTTCAAATCTACGACACTCAAGAATGGCCTCAAGATGAACCTTACTTAAAAGTTGATGGCAAAACAATTTGGTCTAAAGATGGTGCTGGTGTTGGCATTCATACTGTGAACAAAAGATTCAATATCAGTGGTACCTCTGATACACTGTCTCTTTGGGAAAACGATTCTTGGCCAAGTAATGATGAATTTTTAGGAGAAAACAAAATCTATTCTTGGCAAAGAGGAACAGATTTGGAACTCTCTTTCACCAGGGAAGGCGCTAATTACAAACTTGTCTACGATGTTTACTCTGTTTAAAGTAGGTTAATTTCTAGTTTCTCAAGCCATCAACTTACTAGAGTAAATTCTACACAACCAATTCTCAAACATACTAACGCTGGAAAGCTAACAGGCTTTCCAACGAAAAACCCAAAAACTCAAACCAGAAAAATTAAGGAGTCAAAAATGTCTACTTCTATTTCTCAAGCACAACTGTTTACTGAAATGACTGCAGAAGAAGGAGCAACCCTCAGTGGTGGAACTGCCCGAGTTAACCTCAAATATTTTCAAATCTACGACACGCAAGAATGGCCTCGAGATGAACCTTACTTAAAAGTTGATGGCAAAACGATTTGGTCTAAAGATGGTGCTGGTGTTGGTTATCATGATGTTGGCAAAACATTTGATATCAGTGGTACCTCTGATACACTGTCTCTTTGGGAAAATGATTCTTGGCCAAGTAATGATGAATTTTTAGGAGAAAACAAAATTTATTCTTGGCAAAGAGGAACAGATTTGGAACTCTCTTTCACTAGGGAAGGCGCTAATTACAAACTTGTCTATGATGTTTACTCTGTTTAAAGTAGGTTAATTTCTAGTTTCTCAAGCCATCAACTTACTAGAGTAAATTCTACACAACCAATTCTCAAATATACTAACGCTGGAAAGCTAACAGGCTTTCCAACAAAAACTCAAAAACTCAAACCAAAACAATTAAGGAGTCAAAAATGTCTACTTCTATTTCTCAAGCACAACTGTTTACTGAAATGACTGCAGAAGAAGGAGCAACCCTCAGTGGTGGAACCACTCAAGTTAATCTCAAATATTTTCAAATCTACGACACTCAAGAATGGCCTCAAGATGAACCTTACTTAAAAGTTGATGGCAAAACAATTTGGTCTAAAGATGGTGCTGGTGTTGGCATTCATACTGTGAACAAAAGATTCAATATCAGTGGTACCTCTGATACACTGTCTCTTTGGGAAAACGATTCTTGGCCAAGTAATGATGAATTTTTAGGAGAAAACAAAATCTATTCTTGGCAAAGAGGAACAGATTTGGAACTCTCTTTCACCAGGGAAGGCGCTAATTACAAACTTGTCTACGATGTTTACTCTGTTTAAAGTAGGTTAATTTCTAGTTTCTCAAGCCATCAACTTACTAGAGTAAATTCTACACAACCAATTCTCAAACATACTAACGCTGGAAAGCTAACAGGCTTTCCAACGAAAAACCCAAAAACTCAAACCAGAAAAATTAAGGAGTCAAAAATGTCTACTTCTATTTCTCAAGCACAACTGTTTACTGAAATGACTGCAGAAGAAGGAGCAACCCTCAGTGGTGGAACTGCCCGAGTTAACCTCAAATATTTTCAAATCTACGACACGCAAGAATGGCCTCGAGATGAACCTTACTTAAAAGTTGATGGCAAAACGATTTGGTCTAAAGATGGTGCTGGTGTTGGTTATCATGATGTTGGCAAAACATTTGATATCAGTGGTACCTCTGATACACTGTCTCTTTGGGAAAATGATTCTTGGCCAAGTAATGATGAATTTTTAGGAGAAAACAAAATTTATTCTTGGCAAAGAGGAACAGATTTGGAACTCTCTTTCACTAGGGAAGGCGCTAATTACAAACTTGTCTATGATGTTTACTCTGTTTAAATTTAGAACATAACATTGGTGTTTTAATAAACTCGGTATTTGTCCAATACCGGGTTTATCAATCTGTAAAATCCACGTAAAAAGTTTTTAATTTTTGTATTTATTTTAACTTAAATATACTGACTCTAGTAGATATCGGCTGAAATCGTGTAACCTTTAGTAATGGCTTATATTACAAGCTTTTGCTTTTTCTGCCATGCTACTTACTGTAGCCTGTGAAACCACGCACAGCAATCGCTCATGGGTAAACTACCCAAGAGCGCGTTGCCTCACCACCGCAGTGGCTCCTCCGGACTTCTGCCTTTTTGTACTAAATCCCTACGCACTACTTGTCGAAAAGAGCGTTTTTTTCCTCCCCTGCACAAAGGTGCAACCCCTGCACCCCTGCTTGTCTCACTCGACAATTTTCTCAGCCCTTGCAGTATTGAATCCCTACGAGGAAGCAGGGCAAACCTAAACTTCCCTGAATTTTCTGACTTTTTCTGACCTATGGAACCAAAAATGAATTGAGCAGCTTCTGAATTTAGCTCAACTTCTATACAAAATTATCAATCATACTAACAATAGAAAGCAGTCAAAAAGCTTTCTGGCATAGAATTCACAATCTTACCGAAAATTTCCCAAATATTTTTTGGACACCAATACTTATTATCAATTATGAAATATCAAGTTGTTCTACAACACAGCGAAGAAGACTGCGGTGCTGCTTGTATTGCCAGTATTGCCAAATATTACGGACGTACTTTTGCCATCAGTCGGGTGCGGGAAGCCGTGGGAACTGGTTCGCGAGGCACTTCTTTACTGGGTTTGAAACGGGGTGCAGACGCACTGGGGTTTAATGCTCGTCAGGTAAAAGCTAATCCTGAAATGCTTGAGCGTTTAAACGAAGTCCCTTTACCCGCAATTATTCATTGGAAAGGATATCACTGGGTTGTATTGTACGGTCAAAAAGGGAAAAAATACATTGTTGCTGACCCCAGTCTTGGTATGCGTTACCTCACTCGTAAAGAGTTAATGACGGGTTGGATTAATGGTGTCATGCTCTTGCTAGAACCAGACTACAGCCGTTTTCTAGAACAACCAGAAGATAAAATTGGTGGTTTTGGACGTTTTCTTGCCCGTACTTGGCCTTATCGCTTTATTCTTGCTCAGGCAATTGGTATTAATATAGCTATCGGTCTTCTCTCCCTCGCTTCTCCCTTAATGATGCAGTTACTAACTGATGATGTGTTGGTGAGGGGAGATACTCAATTGCTAACAACGGTGGCAATTGGGGTTATTACTATGAATTTTATTAGGAGCGCGATCGCATTAGTACAATCCCACCTCATCGGTCACTTTGGTCAGCGCTTGCAATTCGGGTTAATTTTAGAATACGGACGCAAACTTTTACACTTACCCCTGTCATATTTTGAAGGGCGTCGCAGTGGGGAAGTTGTCAGCCGCATTTCTGATGTCAATGCCATCAATGCTCTTGTATCCCAAATTGTTCTCGGTTTACCCAGCCAATTCTTTATCGCTGTGGTTTCCTTGGGAATTATGCTGTTCTACAGTTGGCAACTATCCATAGCTTCCTTTGTTGCATTTCTTATCTTGACTTGCATTAATCTGCTTTTTGTCCCAATGATGCGGAATAAAACCCGCAAATCTATCGTTTTACGAACAGAAAATCAAGGTTTTCTTGTAGAAACTTTTCGTGGCGTCCAAGTGCTAAAAACAACCCAAGCAACTCCCCAAGCGTGGGAAGAGTATCAAACAAATTACGGTCGCCTTGCAAACCTAGGGTGGAGTACGATGAAACTGGGGTTATACAGTGGTACTATC
It encodes the following:
- a CDS encoding AAA-like domain-containing protein, with amino-acid sequence MEFNLNEAIETANQVIHSKFNRKLTDLEIVILKGAWNREDYDTIAAKQQYATTYISQDVAPKFWKLLSDALGEKVKKSNFKEALKRYWEKPSYGAVNQDLPVSARKKENKQTSRNIASDREDYLEQNTQIHQERSQAGRNEVAQMEVYVERPPIEALCYEHLLQPGSLIRIKAPSLMGKTYLMTRVLSQVTEQEDYHVVYLSFKLADRSIHFTNLNKFLRWFCINISRELRLPTELDEYWDEEGMGSKVSCTTYFEEYLLTELENPLVLCLDDVDLLFPYPEIYEDFFGLLRSWYEKARSRRLWQKLRLAILHSTDVYIQLNINQSPFNVGLPIELTEFTQEQVLALSQQHGLEMATNSVVQLMELLGGHPYLLELAFAHLKGHPEITVDRLLAEAPTEAGIYRPHLWKYWLDLQERPKLAAAFQQVIDTTHPVQIEPISAYQLQSMGLVKLSGNQVQPRCNLYRQYFQMRLSSSEQT
- a CDS encoding peptidase domain-containing ABC transporter, which encodes MKYQVVLQHSEEDCGAACIASIAKYYGRTFAISRVREAVGTGSRGTSLLGLKRGADALGFNARQVKANPEMLERLNEVPLPAIIHWKGYHWVVLYGQKGKKYIVADPSLGMRYLTRKELMTGWINGVMLLLEPDYSRFLEQPEDKIGGFGRFLARTWPYRFILAQAIGINIAIGLLSLASPLMMQLLTDDVLVRGDTQLLTTVAIGVITMNFIRSAIALVQSHLIGHFGQRLQFGLILEYGRKLLHLPLSYFEGRRSGEVVSRISDVNAINALVSQIVLGLPSQFFIAVVSLGIMLFYSWQLSIASFVAFLILTCINLLFVPMMRNKTRKSIVLRTENQGFLVETFRGVQVLKTTQATPQAWEEYQTNYGRLANLGWSTMKLGLYSGTITSLISTFTNIALLWIGSYLVINHTLTIGQLLMFNGMSGNFLGFLSSAIGLVDKFITAQVVIQRLTEVIDATAEDENDFKKPWVQIPSNADITCTNLNFHHAGRVDLLQDFSLTIPGGQVIALVGKSGCGKSTLAKLITALYQTQSGNVSYGIYNQQDLSLECLRQQIVLVPQEAHFWSRSIIDNFRFSYPNITFEQIVQACQIAGADEFINKLPDKYQTVLGEFGANLSGGQKQRLAIARAIATDPPVLILDESTGALDPVSEAEVLDKLLHHRRGKTTITISHRPKVIERSDWIVVLEQGRLKIQGTPEYLRQIPGEHLHFLEDVSTQRSLLAAIGEQ